The following is a genomic window from Actinomadura sp. WMMB 499.
TAAGGCGGCACCCGGCACATGGGGACGAAGGCTTATCTCCGCGCCCGGAAACCCCCTTAGGACGGTGCATTGCCTTACTCGTCCGGGGGAGGGGTCGTGGATAACCGGCATAAGGTGCTTTACTAGCGAGTACCCGAATGCAAGCGAACACTTACTGGCCCTCCCGGGAGGTTCCATGTCCGTGGCCACGGAGAGCACCGAGAAGACGTTCGCGTCGCTGAACCCGGCCACCGGCGAGGTCGTCGCCGAGCACCCCGTCCATGACGAGGCCGACGTCACCGCCGCGATCGACCGGGCTCGGGAGGCGTCCCGCTGGTGGGGCGAGCTGGGCTGGCGCGAACGCCGGCTGCGGCTGCTCAACGTCAAGGGGGCGCTCGCCCGCAACCTCAACCGGATGGCCGAGGTCATCCACCAGGAGACCGGCAAGCCGCTGGCCGACGCGCAGCTCGAGACGATCATGGCGATCTCGCACCTGGACTGGGCGGCGCGCAACGCCCAGAAGGTGCTCGGGCCGCGCACCGTCTTCCCGGGCATGATGGCGATCAACCAGAAGTGCACGCTGGAGTACCAGCCGCTCGGCGTCGTCGGCGTCATCGGCCCCTGGAACTACCCGATCTTCACCCCGATCGGCTCGATCGCGTACGCGCTCGCCGCCGGGAACGCCGTCGTGTTCAAGCCGTCCGAGTTCACCCCGGGCGTCGGGACCTACCTCGCCGAGCTGGTCGCCGGCGTCGTCCCCGAGCACCCGGTGCTGCAGGTCGTGACCGGGTACGGCGCCACGGGCGCCGCGCTCGCGTCGTCCCCCGACATCGGCAAGCTCGCGTTCACCGGCTCGGCCCGCACCGCCAAGAAGGTGATGGCCGCGTGCGCCGAGAACCTCACCCCGATCGTCGCCGAGTGCGGCGGCAAGGACGCCTGCATCGTCGACGCCGACGCCGACCTGGACGCCGCCGCGGACGCCGCGCTGTGGGGCGCGATGTCGAACGCCGGGCAGACCTGCATCGGCGTCGAGCGGATCTACGTCGTCGACCGGGCCTACGACGCGTTCCTCGGCAAGCTCACCGACAAGGCCGGCGAGCTGCGGCCCGGCTTCGACCGCGAGGCGGCCTACGGCCCGATCACGATGCC
Proteins encoded in this region:
- a CDS encoding aldehyde dehydrogenase family protein: MSVATESTEKTFASLNPATGEVVAEHPVHDEADVTAAIDRAREASRWWGELGWRERRLRLLNVKGALARNLNRMAEVIHQETGKPLADAQLETIMAISHLDWAARNAQKVLGPRTVFPGMMAINQKCTLEYQPLGVVGVIGPWNYPIFTPIGSIAYALAAGNAVVFKPSEFTPGVGTYLAELVAGVVPEHPVLQVVTGYGATGAALASSPDIGKLAFTGSARTAKKVMAACAENLTPIVAECGGKDACIVDADADLDAAADAALWGAMSNAGQTCIGVERIYVVDRAYDAFLGKLTDKAGELRPGFDREAAYGPITMPGQLEIIERHIKDAIDKGGKAVVGGPESVRKPYVEPVVLTDVPDDSSAVCEETFGPTITVHRVASLDEAVEKANRTTYGLAGTIFSGNKSRAMEAARAMRSGMTSINAFAAFAQVAALPFGGVGESGFGRIHGADGLREFARPKAITRQRFATMNLTSFARSDKEMARVLGLINMLHGKHYKR